A genomic stretch from Falco cherrug isolate bFalChe1 chromosome 3, bFalChe1.pri, whole genome shotgun sequence includes:
- the LOC102054133 gene encoding sodium-dependent phosphate transport protein 3-like isoform X2 produces MQHHVDDTQAGAGPEAEQDEAPLLAQQPSCTGLCSTRCGLAVVLHISFFLAYTLRVSLSIAIIAMSNSSHPHSWSSSAPHSSDPGFAQDAPTYNWSAETQGIILSSFFYGYSLTQALGGYCSGLFGGKPVLGSGLLLSSVLTLLVPRSAELGVSCLIGLQVLLGLAEGVIFPAQYTLWAKWAPPLERSRLMNIADAGCTFGTFFALLVAGIICQSLGWPFVFYIFGGVGCAWCLCWFFLVHEDPAHHPWISAREQEYIVSSLAHQGSSHGRSLPLVAMAKSLPLWAITIACFCTDWLFYMLLTSMPMFMNNVLHFDLRENGFLSSLPYIGNGLGHILAGLLADFLLARRVLGTAAVRKLFSALGMLLPATFLVAVPYIGCSSTVVVVLLTLALTIMSMTGAGININHIDIAPRYAGFLLGITNTFGIVAGIIAPTTVGLLISQDLQTGWRNAFFLSAALNLFGLIFYIAFGSGTIQDWAREDAAGQ; encoded by the exons atgcAGCACCACGTGGACGACACGCAGGCAGGGGCCGGGCCGGAGGCAGAGCAGGATGAAGCCCCTCTGCTTGCTCAGCAGCCCTCCTGCACTG GGCTCTGCTCCACTCGCTGTGGCCTGGCCGTGGTCCTGCACATCTCTTTTTTCCTGGCATACACACTCCGGGTCAGCCTCAGCATCGCCATCATCGCCATGAGTAACAGCAGCCATCCCCACAGCTGGTCCAGCAGTGCTCCCCACAGCTCCGACCCAGGATTTGCTCAGGAT GCCCCCACGTACAACTGGAGCGCTGAGACTCAAGGAATCATCCTCAGCTCCTTTTTCTACGGCTACAGCCTCACGCAGGCGCTGGGCGGGTACTGCTCGGGGCTGTTCGGGGGGAAACCCGTCCTGGGCAGCGGGCTCCTGCTCTCCTCTGTTCTCACCCTCCTTGTGCCTCGATCAGCAGAGCTCGGCGTGAGCTGCCTCATcgggctgcaggtgctgctgggcttggctgag GGAGTGATATTTCCAGCTCAGTACACACTCTGGGCAAAATGGGCCCCTCCGCTGGAACGTAGCAGGCTCATGAACATCGCTGATGCTG GATGCACTTTTGGGACTTTCTTTGCTCTCCTTGTGGCTGGGATCATCTGCCAGAGTCTGGGGTGGCCTTTTGTCTTCTACATCTTTG gtGGTGTTGGCTGTGCCTGGTGCCTCTGCTGGTTCTTCCTCGTGCATGAGGACCCTGCACACCACCCGTGGATTAGTGCCAGGGAGCAGGAATACATCGTGTCATCGCTGGCTCACCAG GGAAGCTCTCATGGCCGCTCCCTCCCACTTGTGGCCATGGCTAAATCACTGCCTCTTTGGGCAATCACCATTGCCTGCTTCTGCACAGACTGGCTGTTCTACATGCTGCTGACCTCCATGCCCATGTTCATGAACAACGTCCTCCACTTTGACCTCAGAGAG AATGggttcctctcctccctgccttaTATTGGGAACGGGCTGGGGCACAtcctggctgggctgctggctgaTTTCCTCCTGGCTAGGCGAGTACTTGGCACAGCAGCTGTCAGAAAGCTCTTCTCAGCCCTCG GGatgctgctcccagccaccTTCCTGGTGGCTGTGCCTTACATTGGCTGCAGTTCCACAGTTGTTGTGGTCCTTCTAACACTGGCCTTGACAATAATGAGCATGACAGGGGCAGGCATCAATATTAACCACATTGATATAGCACCCAG ATATGCAGGGTTCCTGCTGGGAATCACAAATACCTTTGGCATAGTTGCAGGAATTATTGCTCCTACCACAGTTGGACTTCTCATCAGCCAG GATCTCCAGACTGGCTGGCGGAACGCCTTCTTCCTATCTGCAGCTCTCAACCTGTTTGGCCTGATCTTCTACATAGCCTTTGGCAGTGGCACCATCCAAGACTGGGCTAGGGAGGACGCTGCTGGGCAGTGA
- the LOC102054133 gene encoding sodium-dependent phosphate transport protein 3-like isoform X3: MFEIHFPTGLEIISRRSRQQRCRQGRMQHHVDDTQAGAGPEAEQDEAPLLAQQPSCTGLCSTRCGLAVVLHISFFLAYTLRVSLSIAIIAMSNSSHPHSWSSSAPHSSDPGFAQDGVIFPAQYTLWAKWAPPLERSRLMNIADAGCTFGTFFALLVAGIICQSLGWPFVFYIFGGVGCAWCLCWFFLVHEDPAHHPWISAREQEYIVSSLAHQGSSHGRSLPLVAMAKSLPLWAITIACFCTDWLFYMLLTSMPMFMNNVLHFDLRENGFLSSLPYIGNGLGHILAGLLADFLLARRVLGTAAVRKLFSALGMLLPATFLVAVPYIGCSSTVVVVLLTLALTIMSMTGAGININHIDIAPRYAGFLLGITNTFGIVAGIIAPTTVGLLISQDLQTGWRNAFFLSAALNLFGLIFYIAFGSGTIQDWAREDAAGQ, from the exons ATGTTTGAGATTCACTTCCCAACAGGGCTGGAGATTATCTCGAGGAGAAGCAGGCAACAGCgttgcaggcagggaaggatgcAGCACCACGTGGACGACACGCAGGCAGGGGCCGGGCCGGAGGCAGAGCAGGATGAAGCCCCTCTGCTTGCTCAGCAGCCCTCCTGCACTG GGCTCTGCTCCACTCGCTGTGGCCTGGCCGTGGTCCTGCACATCTCTTTTTTCCTGGCATACACACTCCGGGTCAGCCTCAGCATCGCCATCATCGCCATGAGTAACAGCAGCCATCCCCACAGCTGGTCCAGCAGTGCTCCCCACAGCTCCGACCCAGGATTTGCTCAGGAT GGAGTGATATTTCCAGCTCAGTACACACTCTGGGCAAAATGGGCCCCTCCGCTGGAACGTAGCAGGCTCATGAACATCGCTGATGCTG GATGCACTTTTGGGACTTTCTTTGCTCTCCTTGTGGCTGGGATCATCTGCCAGAGTCTGGGGTGGCCTTTTGTCTTCTACATCTTTG gtGGTGTTGGCTGTGCCTGGTGCCTCTGCTGGTTCTTCCTCGTGCATGAGGACCCTGCACACCACCCGTGGATTAGTGCCAGGGAGCAGGAATACATCGTGTCATCGCTGGCTCACCAG GGAAGCTCTCATGGCCGCTCCCTCCCACTTGTGGCCATGGCTAAATCACTGCCTCTTTGGGCAATCACCATTGCCTGCTTCTGCACAGACTGGCTGTTCTACATGCTGCTGACCTCCATGCCCATGTTCATGAACAACGTCCTCCACTTTGACCTCAGAGAG AATGggttcctctcctccctgccttaTATTGGGAACGGGCTGGGGCACAtcctggctgggctgctggctgaTTTCCTCCTGGCTAGGCGAGTACTTGGCACAGCAGCTGTCAGAAAGCTCTTCTCAGCCCTCG GGatgctgctcccagccaccTTCCTGGTGGCTGTGCCTTACATTGGCTGCAGTTCCACAGTTGTTGTGGTCCTTCTAACACTGGCCTTGACAATAATGAGCATGACAGGGGCAGGCATCAATATTAACCACATTGATATAGCACCCAG ATATGCAGGGTTCCTGCTGGGAATCACAAATACCTTTGGCATAGTTGCAGGAATTATTGCTCCTACCACAGTTGGACTTCTCATCAGCCAG GATCTCCAGACTGGCTGGCGGAACGCCTTCTTCCTATCTGCAGCTCTCAACCTGTTTGGCCTGATCTTCTACATAGCCTTTGGCAGTGGCACCATCCAAGACTGGGCTAGGGAGGACGCTGCTGGGCAGTGA
- the LOC102054133 gene encoding sodium-dependent phosphate transport protein 3-like isoform X1, which yields MFEIHFPTGLEIISRRSRQQRCRQGRMQHHVDDTQAGAGPEAEQDEAPLLAQQPSCTGLCSTRCGLAVVLHISFFLAYTLRVSLSIAIIAMSNSSHPHSWSSSAPHSSDPGFAQDAPTYNWSAETQGIILSSFFYGYSLTQALGGYCSGLFGGKPVLGSGLLLSSVLTLLVPRSAELGVSCLIGLQVLLGLAEGVIFPAQYTLWAKWAPPLERSRLMNIADAGCTFGTFFALLVAGIICQSLGWPFVFYIFGGVGCAWCLCWFFLVHEDPAHHPWISAREQEYIVSSLAHQGSSHGRSLPLVAMAKSLPLWAITIACFCTDWLFYMLLTSMPMFMNNVLHFDLRENGFLSSLPYIGNGLGHILAGLLADFLLARRVLGTAAVRKLFSALGMLLPATFLVAVPYIGCSSTVVVVLLTLALTIMSMTGAGININHIDIAPRYAGFLLGITNTFGIVAGIIAPTTVGLLISQDLQTGWRNAFFLSAALNLFGLIFYIAFGSGTIQDWAREDAAGQ from the exons ATGTTTGAGATTCACTTCCCAACAGGGCTGGAGATTATCTCGAGGAGAAGCAGGCAACAGCgttgcaggcagggaaggatgcAGCACCACGTGGACGACACGCAGGCAGGGGCCGGGCCGGAGGCAGAGCAGGATGAAGCCCCTCTGCTTGCTCAGCAGCCCTCCTGCACTG GGCTCTGCTCCACTCGCTGTGGCCTGGCCGTGGTCCTGCACATCTCTTTTTTCCTGGCATACACACTCCGGGTCAGCCTCAGCATCGCCATCATCGCCATGAGTAACAGCAGCCATCCCCACAGCTGGTCCAGCAGTGCTCCCCACAGCTCCGACCCAGGATTTGCTCAGGAT GCCCCCACGTACAACTGGAGCGCTGAGACTCAAGGAATCATCCTCAGCTCCTTTTTCTACGGCTACAGCCTCACGCAGGCGCTGGGCGGGTACTGCTCGGGGCTGTTCGGGGGGAAACCCGTCCTGGGCAGCGGGCTCCTGCTCTCCTCTGTTCTCACCCTCCTTGTGCCTCGATCAGCAGAGCTCGGCGTGAGCTGCCTCATcgggctgcaggtgctgctgggcttggctgag GGAGTGATATTTCCAGCTCAGTACACACTCTGGGCAAAATGGGCCCCTCCGCTGGAACGTAGCAGGCTCATGAACATCGCTGATGCTG GATGCACTTTTGGGACTTTCTTTGCTCTCCTTGTGGCTGGGATCATCTGCCAGAGTCTGGGGTGGCCTTTTGTCTTCTACATCTTTG gtGGTGTTGGCTGTGCCTGGTGCCTCTGCTGGTTCTTCCTCGTGCATGAGGACCCTGCACACCACCCGTGGATTAGTGCCAGGGAGCAGGAATACATCGTGTCATCGCTGGCTCACCAG GGAAGCTCTCATGGCCGCTCCCTCCCACTTGTGGCCATGGCTAAATCACTGCCTCTTTGGGCAATCACCATTGCCTGCTTCTGCACAGACTGGCTGTTCTACATGCTGCTGACCTCCATGCCCATGTTCATGAACAACGTCCTCCACTTTGACCTCAGAGAG AATGggttcctctcctccctgccttaTATTGGGAACGGGCTGGGGCACAtcctggctgggctgctggctgaTTTCCTCCTGGCTAGGCGAGTACTTGGCACAGCAGCTGTCAGAAAGCTCTTCTCAGCCCTCG GGatgctgctcccagccaccTTCCTGGTGGCTGTGCCTTACATTGGCTGCAGTTCCACAGTTGTTGTGGTCCTTCTAACACTGGCCTTGACAATAATGAGCATGACAGGGGCAGGCATCAATATTAACCACATTGATATAGCACCCAG ATATGCAGGGTTCCTGCTGGGAATCACAAATACCTTTGGCATAGTTGCAGGAATTATTGCTCCTACCACAGTTGGACTTCTCATCAGCCAG GATCTCCAGACTGGCTGGCGGAACGCCTTCTTCCTATCTGCAGCTCTCAACCTGTTTGGCCTGATCTTCTACATAGCCTTTGGCAGTGGCACCATCCAAGACTGGGCTAGGGAGGACGCTGCTGGGCAGTGA
- the LOC102054133 gene encoding probable small intestine urate exporter isoform X4, whose protein sequence is MFEIHFPTGLEIISRRSRQQRCRQGRMQHHVDDTQAGAGPEAEQDEAPLLAQQPSCTGLCSTRCGLAVVLHISFFLAYTLRVSLSIAIIAMSNSSHPHSWSSSAPHSSDPGFAQDAPTYNWSAETQGIILSSFFYGYSLTQALGGYCSGLFGGKPVLGSGLLLSSVLTLLVPRSAELGVSCLIGLQVLLGLAEGVIFPAQYTLWAKWAPPLERSRLMNIADAGCTFGTFFALLVAGIICQSLGWPFVFYIFGGVGCAWCLCWFFLVHEDPAHHPWISAREQEYIVSSLAHQGSSHGRSLPLVAMAKSLPLWAITIACFCTDWLFYMLLTSMPMFMNNVLHFDLREICRVPAGNHKYLWHSCRNYCSYHSWTSHQPGSPDWLAERLLPICSSQPVWPDLLHSLWQWHHPRLG, encoded by the exons ATGTTTGAGATTCACTTCCCAACAGGGCTGGAGATTATCTCGAGGAGAAGCAGGCAACAGCgttgcaggcagggaaggatgcAGCACCACGTGGACGACACGCAGGCAGGGGCCGGGCCGGAGGCAGAGCAGGATGAAGCCCCTCTGCTTGCTCAGCAGCCCTCCTGCACTG GGCTCTGCTCCACTCGCTGTGGCCTGGCCGTGGTCCTGCACATCTCTTTTTTCCTGGCATACACACTCCGGGTCAGCCTCAGCATCGCCATCATCGCCATGAGTAACAGCAGCCATCCCCACAGCTGGTCCAGCAGTGCTCCCCACAGCTCCGACCCAGGATTTGCTCAGGAT GCCCCCACGTACAACTGGAGCGCTGAGACTCAAGGAATCATCCTCAGCTCCTTTTTCTACGGCTACAGCCTCACGCAGGCGCTGGGCGGGTACTGCTCGGGGCTGTTCGGGGGGAAACCCGTCCTGGGCAGCGGGCTCCTGCTCTCCTCTGTTCTCACCCTCCTTGTGCCTCGATCAGCAGAGCTCGGCGTGAGCTGCCTCATcgggctgcaggtgctgctgggcttggctgag GGAGTGATATTTCCAGCTCAGTACACACTCTGGGCAAAATGGGCCCCTCCGCTGGAACGTAGCAGGCTCATGAACATCGCTGATGCTG GATGCACTTTTGGGACTTTCTTTGCTCTCCTTGTGGCTGGGATCATCTGCCAGAGTCTGGGGTGGCCTTTTGTCTTCTACATCTTTG gtGGTGTTGGCTGTGCCTGGTGCCTCTGCTGGTTCTTCCTCGTGCATGAGGACCCTGCACACCACCCGTGGATTAGTGCCAGGGAGCAGGAATACATCGTGTCATCGCTGGCTCACCAG GGAAGCTCTCATGGCCGCTCCCTCCCACTTGTGGCCATGGCTAAATCACTGCCTCTTTGGGCAATCACCATTGCCTGCTTCTGCACAGACTGGCTGTTCTACATGCTGCTGACCTCCATGCCCATGTTCATGAACAACGTCCTCCACTTTGACCTCAGAGAG ATATGCAGGGTTCCTGCTGGGAATCACAAATACCTTTGGCATAGTTGCAGGAATTATTGCTCCTACCACAGTTGGACTTCTCATCAGCCAG GATCTCCAGACTGGCTGGCGGAACGCCTTCTTCCTATCTGCAGCTCTCAACCTGTTTGGCCTGATCTTCTACATAGCCTTTGGCAGTGGCACCATCCAAGACTGGGCTAG
- the PPT1 gene encoding palmitoyl-protein thioesterase 1, with amino-acid sequence MWPVKMAAVRAVVAVLLGLCLGCAAAAVPLVIWHGMGDSCCNPQSMGYIKKIVENKIPGIYVLSLKIGSNLIQDMENSFFMNVNDQVREVCSQLAKDPHLKGGYNAMGFSQGGQFLRAVAQRCPSPPMLNLISIGGQHQGVYGFPRCPGESSHICDWIRKTLDLGAYTQAVQEHLVQAEYWHDPLKEDDYMKNSIFLADINQERGINETYKKNLMALKKFVMVKFLNDTMVDPPISEWFGFYKSGQAKETIPLKETLLYKEDRLGLQEMDKAGKLVFLGVKGDHLHFSEEWFYTTILPFLQ; translated from the exons ATGTGGCCAGTCAAGATGGCGGCGGTCAGGGCAGTGGTGGCGGTGCTGCTGGGTCTGTGCCTGGGCTGCGCGGCCGCCGCCGTTCCCCTGGTTATCTGGCACGGCATGG GAGACAGTTGCTGCAATCCACAAAGCATGgggtacattaaaaaaatagtggaGAACAAAATACCAGGGATTTATGTTCTGTCTCTCAAGATTGGAAGCAACCTGATACAG GATATGGAGAACAGCTTCTTTATGAATGTGAACGATCAAGTGAGAGAGGTGTGCAGCCAACTTGCAAAGGACCCTCACCTGAAAGGAGGCTACAACGCAATGGGCTTCTCCCAAGGAGGCCAGTTCCT GAGGGCAGTGGCCCAGAGGTGTCCTTCTCCTCCCATGCTCAATTTGATCTCCATTGGGGGACAGCACCAAG GTGTGTACGGCTTTCCACGCTGTCCTGGTGAGAGCTCCCATATCTGTGACTGGATCCGAAAGACGCTGGATCTTGGCGCCTACACACAAGCTGTTCAAGAGCA ctTGGTACAAGCAGAGTATTGGCATGACCCTCTGAAGGAGGACGACTATAtgaaaaacagtatctttttGGCTGATATAAATCAGGAGAGG GGCATCAACGAGACGTACAAGAAAAACCTGATGGCTCTGAAAAAGTTTGTGATGGTGAAATTTCTCAATGATACCATGGTCGACCCTCCGATCTCTGAG tggtttgggttttacAAAAGTGGCCAAGCCAAGGAGACCATCCCGCTGAAGGAGACCTTGCTGTACAAAGAG GATcgcctggggctgcaggagatggACAAAGCGGGAAAGCTGGTGTTCCTGGGGGTGAAAGGGGATCACCTGCACTTCTCAGAAGAATGGTTTTACACCACTatcctccccttcctccagtGA
- the CAP1 gene encoding adenylyl cyclase-associated protein 1, which translates to MERLVERLEKAVERLETVCQGPGMCGDGSSKGVAQYVQAFDALLAGPVAEYIKISKEVGGDVQKHAEMVHAGLMSERALLVMASQHQQPTENAFSSLLKPISEQIQVVQNFREKNRGSKLFNHLSAVSESIPALGWVAMAPKPGPYVKEMTDAAMFYTNRILKEYKDVDKKQVDWVKAYLSIWTELQAYIKEYHTTGLTWSKTGPVATEGAKSPSAPPAGVAPPPPGPPPPPVPAPTSSSTDDSASRSALFAQINRGEGITSGLRHVSDDMKTHKNPALKNQGGPVRSGPKPFTAPKPACNANPSQKTSPKAPALLELEGKKWRVENQENATNLVISDTELKQVAYVFKCTNSTLQIKGKINSITLDNCKKLGLVFDDVVGIVEIINSRDVKVQVMGKVPTISINKTDGCHVYLSKNSLDCEIVSAKSSEMNVLIPTEGGDFTEFPVPEQFKTVWNGQKLVTTVTEIAG; encoded by the exons ATGGAAAGACTGGTTGAACGGTTGGAGAAGGCTGTGGAGCGCCTGGAGACAGTGTGCCAAGGACCTGGCATGTGTGGAGATGGCTCTTCCAAAG GTGTGGCTCAGTACGTGCAGGCTTTCGATGCCCTTCTGGCTGGCCCAGTAGCTGAATACATCAAGATCAGCAAAGAAGTTGGCGGGGATGTGCAGAAGCAT GCTGAGATGGTTCATGCAGGCTTGATGAGCGAGAGGGCTCTTCTGGTGATGGCATCTCAACACCAGCAGCCAACAGAG AATGCGTTCTCATCCCTTCTGAAACCAATTTCAGAGCAAATCCAGGTGGTGCAGAATTTCAGGGAGAAGAACCGTGGTAGCAAACTGTTCAATCACTTATCAGCAGTCAGTGAGAgcatcccagccctgggctgggtgGCCATG GCTCCAAAGCCTGGTCCTTATGTGAAGGAAATGACTGATGCTGCCATGTTTTATACCAACCGGATCCTCAAGGAGTACAAGGATGT AGATAAAAAGCAAGTGGACTGGGTGAAAGCTTATCTGAGTATCTGGACAGAGCTGCAGGCCTATATCAAAGAGTATCACACCACGGGGCTGACTTGGAGCAAAACA GGTCCTGTAGCAACAGAAGGGGCTAAATCACCATCTGCTCCCCCAGCTGGGGTTGCGCCTCCCCCACCAGGCCCTCCTCCCCCACCTGTTCCAGCCCCCACGAGCTCCAGCACAGATGACTCTGCCTCCCGCTCCGCACTCTTCGCCCAGATCAATCGGGGAGAAGGCATCACCTCTG GCTTAAGGCATGTTTCAGATGACATGAAGACCCACAAGAATCCAGCCCTGAAGAACCAAGGGGGTCCTGTGAGAAGTGGACCCAAACCTTTCACTGCTCCCAAACCAGCGTGTAATGCTAACCCCTCCCAAAAAACCTCTCCAAAGGCACCTGCGCTGCTAGAATTAGAGGGCAAAAAGTGGAGAGTG GAAAACCAGGAGAATGCCACTAACCTGGTAATCAGCGATACAGAGTTGAAGCAGGTAGCATATGTTTTCAAGTGCACAAATAGTACGCTCCAAATCAAAGGCAAGATCAACTCCATCACCCTTG ATAACTGTAAGAAGCTAGGTCTGGTGTTTGATGACGTGGTGGGCATCGTAGAGATCATAAACAGCAGGGATGTTAAAGTTCAG GTAATGGGTAAAGTGCCAACGATTTCCATCAACAAGACAGACGGTTGCCACGTGTATCTGAGCAAGAACTCCCTAGACTGCGAAATCGTCAGTGCCAAGTCATCAGAGATGAATGTCCTTATTCCCACAGAGGGTGGTGACTTT ACTGAATTTCCTGTCCCAGAACAGTTCAAGACAGTGTGGAATGGTCAGAAGTTGGTTACCACTGTGACGGAAATTGCTGGCTAA